In Rutidosis leptorrhynchoides isolate AG116_Rl617_1_P2 chromosome 2, CSIRO_AGI_Rlap_v1, whole genome shotgun sequence, one genomic interval encodes:
- the LOC139891534 gene encoding probable ADP-ribosylation factor GTPase-activating protein AGD8 has product MASDTFTDKNAVFRKLKAKSENKMCFDCNTRNPTWASVTYGIFLCIDCSATHRSLGVHISFVRSTNLDSWTPDQLKMMSFGGNNRAQVFFKQHGWTDGGKIEAKYTSRAAELYKQLLSKEVAKSTAEDVITLPSSPVFAKSENELSEFKLNEAPKESSLAKSDTNGSTVHVKAPSIRTATIKKPIGSKKPGKTGGLGARKLSSKTSESIYDQKPEEPVVQVSTSASSKSSAAVTQHTSRFEYVDSSQTVETGPGGVNSLSHVAPPKSSSFFAEYGMDSGFSKKSSSSNSKVQVEETDEARKKFSNAKSISSAQFFGDQNRADLDGQVSLQKFSGSAAISSADLFGHDEDNSNLDLSASDLINRLSFQAQQDMSSLKNIAGETGKKLTSIASTLMNDFQDRIL; this is encoded by the exons ATGGCTTCCGATACTTTCACCGACAAAAATGCCGTTTTCAGAAAGCTGAAAGCTAAATCGGAGAATAAG ATGTGTTTTGACTGTAACACGAGGAACCCTACTTGGGCGTCGGTGACCTACGGGATATTTTTGTGTATTGATTGTTCCGCTACTCATCGTAGCCTCGGTGTTCATATCAGCTTCGTTAG GTCAACCAACTTGGATTCATGGACACCAGATCAGTTAAAGATGATGAGCTTCGGGGGAAACAATCGTGCTCAGGTCTTTTTCAAGCAGCATGGTTGGACAGATGGAGGAAAAATTGAGGCCAAATACACCTCAAGAGCTGCTGAGTTGTATAAACAGTTACTTTCTAAAGAAGTTGCCAAAAGTACTGCAGAAGATGTTATTACTTTGCCATCTTCACCTGTGTTTGCCAAATCTGAAAATGAATTATCAGAGTTTAAGCTCAATGAAGCCCCAAAAGAGAGCTCTTTAGCAAAATCTGACACCAATGGGTCTACTGTTCATGTGAAAGCTCCATCAATTCGTACAGCTACTATCAAGAAGCCTATTGGTTCCAAAAAACCTGGAAAAACTGGTGGACTTGGTGCACGAAAGCTTAGCTCCAAG ACTAGTGAAAGCATTTATGATCAGAAGCCTGAAGAACCAGTTGTACAAGTGTCCACCTCTGCAAGTAGCAAATCGTCAGCAGCTGTAACACAGCATACATCTCGGTTCGAGTATGTAGATAGTTCTCAAACTGTGGAGACTGGTCCCGGGGGCGTGAATTCACTTAGTCATGTTGCGCCTCCTAAGTCATCCAGTTTCTTTGCAGAATATGGAATGGACAGCGGTTTCTCAAAGAAAAGTTCTTCATCAAACTCAAAAGTCCAG GTAGAAGAAACTGATGAAGCAAGGAAGAAGTTCTCTAACGCCAAGTCTATTTCCTCCGCCCAATTCTTTGGGGACCAGAACAGAGCTGATCTTGATGGTCAAGTTTCCCTCCAAAAGTTTTCG GGTTCTGCTGCCATCTCAAGTGCCGATCTATTTGGTCATGATGAGGACAATTCTAATCTTGATCTCAGTGCAAGTGACCTCATCAACCGGCTCTCATTCCAG GCACAACAGGATATGTCATCCCTAAAGAACATAGCAGGAGAAACCGGAAAGAAGCTGACCTCAATTGCCTCGACTCTAATGAACGATTTCCAAGACAGAATCCTGTGA
- the LOC139891535 gene encoding uncharacterized protein: MVNRKVVLSVLFVLFCIGICSATTRSLFSYESGGGGEHVVPGYGGSYGGGGEGSGSGSGYGGGGDHIGGGYGGGEGGGQGGGGGYGGQGDGSYGGGGGGIGGGSGYGGYGEHGGGYGGGGGGGSGGGSGGYYGGEHGWGGGAGGGSGGGYGGGGENGGGYGGGGGGGHGGGGGGAGGEGGYGSGSGGGEGSGAGGAYGGSGGGAYGGGGGGGSGGGGGGGEHGGGYGGGNGGGGGHGGYIP, from the coding sequence ATGGTTAATAGGAAAGTTGTTCTTAGTGTTTTATTTGTCCTGTTTTGCATTGGCATTTGCTCTGCCACTACTAGATCACTTTTCAGTTAtgaaagtggtggtggtggtgaacaTGTTGTGCCTGGGTATGGTGGTTCATATGGAGGTGGCGGTGAAGGTTCAGGGAGTGGTAGTGGTTATGGTGGAGGTGGTGATCATATTGGCGGTGGGTATGGTGGTGGTGAAGGTGGAGGGcaaggtggtggtggtggataTGGAGGACAAGGTGATGGTAGTTATGGAGGTGGCGGTGGTGGGATTGGAGGTGGTTCAGGGTATGGTGGGTATGGAGAGCATGGTGGAgggtatggtggtggtggtggtggagggaGTGGAGGTGGTAGTGGTGGGTATTATGGTGGAGAGCATGGTTGGGGTGGTGGTGCAGGAGGTGGTAGTGGTGGAGGGTATGGAGGAGGAGGTGAAAATGGTGGAGGATatggtggtggaggtggtggtggacATGGTGGAGGTGGTGGAGGGGCTGGAGGGGAAGGTGGATATGGGAGTGGGAGTGGTGGTGGAGAAGGCAGTGGTGCTGGGGGAGCgtatggtggtagtggtggtggtgcttatggtggtggtggaggtggtggctctggaggtggtggtggcggtggtgaaCATGGCGGTGGATATGGTGGTGGAAACGGTGGTGGTGGTGGACATGGTGGCTATATTCCATGA